Part of the Onthophagus taurus isolate NC chromosome 11, IU_Otau_3.0, whole genome shotgun sequence genome is shown below.
CAACGCAGAATCCTAAAAAATTCTCAATCGCACATACCAAATACCTTGGAACTTCCATTCTCATCAATCCTTTCAAAATACCAGATACCAGACATGGTAGCGATTGCGTTGACAATATCCAACGGCACCTCCACACCATGTTACCCATTCTCCTTGTACCTAATCATCCCGTTTACGAAACCATCCAACGCCTGGATTGTTCCCCTTCCTTTCCTGGATCCGTAGTGCTTTTCGTCCAGCCTCCCATTCTTCTCTACGAACTTCAGCAACCTCTCCGCTAGAACCCTGTCCAGTACCTTACCCAAGACCGATGCGAGGCTTTAGTGATAGTGAAAAATAGAGAATAACTGTATTTCCACCATGAGAAACGTTGCTGCCCCATTGAGTGGGTAATTTAAAAGAGTAGATCTTTAGTGACCGATgcgaaattttattacaattagtATATTATTCCACACCTGCGATACGCTTTAAAAGTAAGCTTTGAAAGTTTCACTTCAATAATCAATGTCAAACTATACTTCATCTTGACGTTTAGAGTTTTTCCGGGGCcgcaaaatttacaatttcaactaaaaaaatttcgaacATGTATGATTATCCGACCTTTCAAGGTTCTTTCGAGCAACAAAGAGGCTCGTCTTTTACCAATCCGAGCCAAATCCAAAACCAATGGAACGCCACTCAAAGAGGTCCACCGCCAAATCCAGCTAAATTACCTCGAGAAATCACGGATGAACTTGCCCAAAGATTCACGATGAGACAAAAAGCACTCACAGAATGTAAAACAGGACCAAGCATTGAAGTAATTAAGCGGAAATTCGAAGTTGAAACTCCGCAACCAAAACCGAAAAGTACACTTCCAAAAGGTACTTCCAGTGTAGTAAGCTTTAAGAAGTCTAGTCATGGTATAAATAACAGTTTGGAGGAGTCTTATTGGGCACAGTGGAAGCCAACAAGTAGTTCTTTCGCCACAAATGTCGTTAAAGAGGAATCTTTTGGTAAAGGCAGAACGCATTTTACCGTTAATTCGGTTTCGAATCGATGCAACGTGGATTCTTTAACTTTGTGTGAAGGAAAGAAGTTAATGGAAGAAAAATCTCTTAAAGTTATAAGAAAACCTATGGTTATAGTGGAAAGTAATTCAAGTGAAGGTGATAAACACATACAAGGAAAGCTTTTTCTTTGTAATCCTTGCGATAATCCGGTTAACCAAAATAATTcccaatgttatcaaaactatCAACAACCTTACCCTACGTTTACAGCAAGCATGCCAAATTAccatagtattttttattatggaCCAAGCGATCACAATTATCATGAAAGAGTGAAACCttgtaaaagaaaagaatctAATAAGCGGTGTGTTAAACCACGAAATAATCCCGATAATTACCAAAAAGATAAccaaattaataatcaaagaGATGAACATAAGAAGCGCCCAAAAAGCGGGATTgagaagaaagaagaaatatcTAAAAAGAAAGCAGTAAAGTGTAAATTGTCCAAATCAAACGAAGAAATGTGTAAAAACCATGTCAGATTCTGTACAAAATACCATGGAGATCCCAATGACGACTCAGAATCTTGTTGTTCACGAAGAGATTCTACAAGAACTATTGAAGGTTATCACGGTGATGTTGATACAGAAAGCCAGGTGGACACacgaaaatatgatgattGTCATAGCTACGAAGATCAAGAGGATACACAAGAATCCCAAGAATTTCATGATAACGAAGACTACCCATGTTATTGCCACTGTtgcaataaaagttattggatGGATGATTATAATTACTCTCAAAGTGATAACGTCAGTGAAAACTCTTATTTATATAACCAATATAATTACCAAGTCTGCAGATACCAAGAAGAATCTAATTATCCTAGCAATCATCCTAACAATCATCCTAACAATCACTATTCAACCAGAGATAAAAACGAATCAAATTCAAGTTTTTACTGCAATCaatttaaagattctagttataGTTCTACTTCAAGAATAACCTCATCAAATCCACAGATTAGAAAGAGGCAGATAGAAAGGAGTTGTTCAACACAATCACCTGTTTCAAGAATAGCTTGCGCTTGTAATACCGAACCGAAAGTCTGCTCCAACAAAGCTTGCGAAACACTGGAAAATGCAATCAAAGAGAAAAAGATAGGGGATGATATGGTAGGGGGGTTGAAAGTAATTAAGGAAAAACCAGAAACGCTCCTTGTGAGTAGTTCGAGCAGATCCGACGAATATGAGCAACGACATGATGATGGTTGTAAATGTTGTAGTGATGCCCCTTGTAGGCAAAGTTCAACCGGAACGACAACCACTTCGACTCGTCCTTGTAAATCATCATCACCCTCTTCAAAAGACACGCTCGCTGTCGCTGTCGGTTCCAGTAGAGATAATATACAGGACGAAGGGAGTTTTGTTATGGACGACGGAATAAACCATCGGGGCAAAGAGAAAAGAAGATATCAATCAATACAGAAATGTTCGCATCATTGTGTTTCTTCTGGCACATCCACCGAACCCGTTTCAAATGAAACTGCTAATATTGCAGTAGAAAGGGGTGTTGTTGATTCTAGAGaatgttttaaagaaaaatcacAGTCAGAAAAACATGTAAAAGGCgatgaatcaaaaataacacctACACCTAGGACACAATGCATCAGAAAAGGTACTGATTCGGAGAACTTTTCAAAAGGAAAAACTTCGGCAGGTGCTACTTTATATAAAGCTGAAAAATGCCAAACTGCAAATTCTCGTCCAACCTCAGCCACCCAATCAAGAACTAATGAATCTATTAAACCAGAATTAGTAAATGTGAAATCGGGAAATAGTTACAACAACAATTCCAAATCTGGATCAACACAAGTTAGTGATATTAACAGAAAAAACACTCCTGTTGGTACAACAACAGATAGAGATAGTACTTTAGGCGCCCGTCATTCTAGATCTAGTAATTCTCAACAACAAACTGTAAGATCAATTAATAATCCTAGTATCGCCACAAACGTTTCTAATAGATCACCGTCTTTAAATAATCGAGACAATTCAAGATCTCCTCGTCTCGAAGCTGTTCAAACAAATTCTTCAAGACCAGGATCTGCCGGAGCCCAATCACGATTAAATTCTGGAGCTAGTCCACCTACATCTATACGAGGAAGGTCGCCCAATCCCAGTGGTGCACAACCTAATAACAATAACCCAGTAAATACTCGTCCAGGAGTTAGACCTGCATCGACTAGTCCGATCAATGCATCGCGTCCTAATTCGAGTGTTCCTCATTCTGTGATTAATTCACCAGAAAGTTCTAAAATGGGACCAGTTAATCGTGAAATTCATCCGGAAACACAACAGTTTATCGCTGACTCGACTCAAACCGGTCTTTCCAACATTTCTCCCACAAATAAACTGGGGTCTACTTACACTGTAATGAATCAAAGAGGGTATGTTACTAATAATCCAACAAGAACTCCTCCTTCGGCTAATTCGGGAACAATTCCATCAATTACAAACGATTCAACTTATATGATGAATTCCGCTTTACCTGAAATAATTTACAGTGGAGATTTGAATAGATCAATTAGTCGTGGAGGGAATATTCCACATGGAGCAAGTGATGGCAAATATATCGTAGAAAAACATATTCCAATACAAAATTCCTACAATGAGTCGCTTAATTCTGAAAATCAAGCTGCTGGAAGACCTCTTTCGGCGTACATTCCAGGAATACACACAACATATCCCATTAGTGTGGAAGCATCTAAAGACCCCAATTTAAGACATGCTCCAAATAATGATGGATTGCGTCACTTTAACCCACACGAGTAAGTTTAAGGATTACACCAGgaatttattatgaaaattatgttttaggAACCAAGTAGTTTATTGTGTTGATACGAATCAACCAGATCTTAAGCCACACTTACCCGAAGTCCGAAGGGATGATAGACATTATAGAGAATCATACGGAGTATTTCCAAGCGAGtaagaacaaaattaatttgttttattaatcaaattgcaatgaaataatttatagaTCAAAAAACTTAGGATACGTCACAACGCCAAAATCATTGATTCTCCAACGAAATTCAAGGTATATGCCACTAAAAGGGCATACGTACACCTTAAAACCTCCAAGTAATAGTTGTTCTCGATCTTGGAGAAGCCCGAAAAGAAAACgttaaataagaaatatcacaaaaaaaattaaatttgtctttagttgatttaaaaataaagtcacgtgtctttttatgaaaaaatagttttaattacACCTACAATTATTTaactaattgttattcaaTGTTAAGTCTAAGTTTAGGATAACTTATGGTTTAATATTGTAAATCCATTGAGGTAGAAAACCTCAAATTCAGAAGAAATATGGTACAACATCATGGTATGATCAAGGTAACATTAAGGATAGAAGGATAGAAGTTAAGAAGACTGCACATCCTCCACTACGTCTTATTATTTTTCCAACTAAAATACGCTGGAATTGAAGACATTACTTTGTTATACCGAATTTGTCACGAAATATGGGAAACTGGTAAATGGCCAGAAGAATGGACGAAGTCTATACATTGTACAAGAAAGCGCCAAAAGTTGAATGCAGTAACTATAGAACTATTATTCTAATAAATCACGCTAGCAAAATATTAGCGTTTCCCCAATATAGCCCCATACCAAATAAACTTTGTGTCGGGACGAGGATCAAATTTTAAGTCCAACATAGCTGATTGAAAAGCTTTTACACGAATCGTGCAAGTAAGCCTGGAGTGCGGACTGCCACTGAATAGAGATCTAAATGTCACGTGATGGGCATGGCTGTCGTCACATTATATTTCAATCCTATTCTTCAAGACTTTGCCATACATCCTCCTCACTCTACTAGTAACACTTAAGCCTCGATAATTTCGGCAgtcttttatttccttttttgaaGATTCAGCTGATATAAGTTAAGTTCCAATCTTCTGGAATATTATCTGCTTCCTATATACACCTGCTGAAGAgtgttgcaaaaaatttgtataatacctattggaaataattcacgagcacaccctgtataatctgaacgcgtgtgtctagcgcaataaaatttggtatggaagtagtactaaagtagtgtaacttactcttacatggagagcggcacaactctgctgggaggagaaacatcaatagcgagagtatcccccgtgagcttcgcgtaccatcgctacacgacgtggtATGGAGTCTATGTCGCTGTATTGTAGCAAGAGGGATGGCTaaccatgccacctcaactcgtccccatagctcctcaacgttagccgaggaagccggataacgtagaAATCTCCGACCAGTCATTTCCCAAACATGTTTGATCGGATTCCGATGCGGAAAGCGAGCTAGccatggaagcattcgtatacggtgctcttccacaaaggtttgtacaacacgcccgatgtgctgtcgtacgttgtcgtgcatgtatagcagacctgggagccgccgaacgtagggaagcacaacggaccgtagcacctcatctacgtatcgttgacccgtcatggtctgctatacacgcagcagacgtgtacgtccacAATGTGTAATAGCACCCCAaaccataatgctcggttgtcggtggatagggcaTTCTTGCACacactgctcgagtagacgatcaccacgtctccaacgaactaaaattcgcgcatcaccggtgctcaattcgaatcttgattcgtcggaaaacaaaatgtccctctactcggcaacccactaatgcctagcgttgacccactcgtgacgtatgctgcggtgctcggATATTACTGGAATCCGCTGATTCGCACGATGCACGCGCAGTCCTCTATCTACCAAACACCGCCGTACAGTTCTCGTAGTGAGTGCGCCTTCCTCTGCCGGTGGCCAAACAGCTCTaagttgccttgaggaggactcacacgacgctaaagcgctgaCTACAAGAGCGCGATCCTCGTGTGCTGAGGTCACGCAGGGCCCTCCCGGCCGCGGCTGaaggtacctatgtcctacctcagaccattctcgccatgcccgttgcactgccgataacgaccggtcgagacgacgcgcaatttcacgGAATGATACACCCTTAATGTGCATACCCTCAAACATTCCTCTctcaaactcgcttaagtaacgcgatcgcccatgcattgcgcacagagtacgataacaatgtgattcctcacaccacactaaaaacgaccggtattttccatccacttcggtctccacagcgacggaatgttccacttggaagagcggctcagtcaacaatgccgcgacggaacaactcgaaactcgattacagtaaacctttgtgctccTCAAATAtcatggatttatcttcacgcgttcagattatatagagtgtgctcgtgaattatgtcCAACAGTGTATTTTGCGTGATTCTAATTTAGTAGTGTTTCATAGTCCCTCCCAATCATAGTTTGTTTCGCTTTAAATTGGCAATAACTATTGATACCAACTATATTATCACTAATATAATAATCTCAATGATCCTACAAAAATCAGTTACTATTCACACCCTGTTGCATATTTGCAGCTGAGTTTGCCGAATTtctaaaatgaaacaaataaaaaaaatcgctgaaacaCATAACTaacattttatgtaaaaatctTAAACGGAAAAAGGCATCGAGTAAcatctcattttaaaggtcttttaaaACACTACACTTTAGAGTTTAGGTTTTCCAAATTGATCCATATGTTTTCTAGAAGTTCCTCAATCTTCTTTAAGGAgtgaaataaaacaaactttcaataaacaaaaattctagTAGCGTCAAATCAGGTTATTTACCTGACCATTCTTTAGATCATCGTCGTCCCATCCATTTGTCCCGAATGGTCCAGTTGTTCCATCCGTCCTATTTGGAAATACATTGTCTAGGTCCAAGATGTTCAAATGTAATTCATCATTATCAAGTAAGATATTTCCTTCTCTATCTAATCGATTTTCGACAGCATCAGTAATTTGTGAATTGATAGTATTTTCCTACATACCCAAATATGCTTCGCCATTTAGattttcattgaaaaacaATGGGCCAATCAGTTAGTCCCCGAAGATAGTTGTACATATATTGATTTCTTCAGAATGCTGAGTGTGTCCTTCTACAGTCAAATATATGGAATTGTGaggaattttataaaaagtgcAGTTGGAACGgatgaaaataattatgtaCCCACTATAATATGCTTTAAAAAATCctgataattttttgaaagtggTTACAGAAACAATCAAATCAAACCAGGTAAGTTAAGGATTTGATTTCTATGCTacaattcttaattttcatcAGTTGCAGTtctcaattattttgttttgccATGGAACAGAACCCCTATTAGTAATAAAGTAGTTGTTGCTgatcaattattttgttacaTTTAGTAAACCTTTAGGATCTTCTTGACCTCTTCATGATCCTGCCGTAATCGAACTTTTGTTTGAATTCTACTTTATTCAAAGATATAAGATTGAGTTTTCATTACTCCAAAAAGATTTTCAAGCGAGAATTTCTGAATa
Proteins encoded:
- the LOC111413168 gene encoding putative uncharacterized protein DDB_G0279653; protein product: MYDYPTFQGSFEQQRGSSFTNPSQIQNQWNATQRGPPPNPAKLPREITDELAQRFTMRQKALTECKTGPSIEVIKRKFEVETPQPKPKSTLPKGTSSVVSFKKSSHGINNSLEESYWAQWKPTSSSFATNVVKEESFGKGRTHFTVNSVSNRCNVDSLTLCEGKKLMEEKSLKVIRKPMVIVESNSSEGDKHIQGKLFLCNPCDNPVNQNNSQCYQNYQQPYPTFTASMPNYHSIFYYGPSDHNYHERVKPCKRKESNKRCVKPRNNPDNYQKDNQINNQRDEHKKRPKSGIEKKEEISKKKAVKCKLSKSNEEMCKNHVRFCTKYHGDPNDDSESCCSRRDSTRTIEGYHGDVDTESQVDTRKYDDCHSYEDQEDTQESQEFHDNEDYPCYCHCCNKSYWMDDYNYSQSDNVSENSYLYNQYNYQVCRYQEESNYPSNHPNNHPNNHYSTRDKNESNSSFYCNQFKDSSYSSTSRITSSNPQIRKRQIERSCSTQSPVSRIACACNTEPKVCSNKACETLENAIKEKKIGDDMVGGLKVIKEKPETLLVSSSSRSDEYEQRHDDGCKCCSDAPCRQSSTGTTTTSTRPCKSSSPSSKDTLAVAVGSSRDNIQDEGSFVMDDGINHRGKEKRRYQSIQKCSHHCVSSGTSTEPVSNETANIAVERGVVDSRECFKEKSQSEKHVKGDESKITPTPRTQCIRKGTDSENFSKGKTSAGATLYKAEKCQTANSRPTSATQSRTNESIKPELVNVKSGNSYNNNSKSGSTQVSDINRKNTPVGTTTDRDSTLGARHSRSSNSQQQTVRSINNPSIATNVSNRSPSLNNRDNSRSPRLEAVQTNSSRPGSAGAQSRLNSGASPPTSIRGRSPNPSGAQPNNNNPVNTRPGVRPASTSPINASRPNSSVPHSVINSPESSKMGPVNREIHPETQQFIADSTQTGLSNISPTNKLGSTYTVMNQRGYVTNNPTRTPPSANSGTIPSITNDSTYMMNSALPEIIYSGDLNRSISRGGNIPHGASDGKYIVEKHIPIQNSYNESLNSENQAAGRPLSAYIPGIHTTYPISVEASKDPNLRHAPNNDGLRHFNPHENQVVYCVDTNQPDLKPHLPEVRRDDRHYRESYGVFPSESKNLGYVTTPKSLILQRNSRYMPLKGHTYTLKPPSNSCSRSWRSPKRKR